Proteins from one Primulina huaijiensis isolate GDHJ02 chromosome 18, ASM1229523v2, whole genome shotgun sequence genomic window:
- the LOC140964241 gene encoding uncharacterized protein, translating into MNQREEDFTTLIQEIRGETTQEAKISKLASSNTSVTSWSRLKDPRIVRVSRVFGGKDRHSKVCTAKGLRDRRVRLSVPTAIQLYDLQDRLGLNQPSKVVDWLLDASKNEIDELPPLQIPNGLSFSTQSLRPNPSFLEFGASQSDKLQALKICGSANDPLKHQRSSPFWGKSMDVSSETSGRDDSWSRNEDENPYVSASIFLASRENPTSFSSFPNNISPNDPFFRQDPSNLTLSQPIQSHGLSMVRANEDLHNFSHLPMSSTLSIASGSQVHFYQPGTDTQSHYSSQIAVMNTELDPKQLNYQTLQLSTSSLSSPVNSGSTHSVRPFHFSMTPNLLFSQNNEANEQNNQSDQFHNSR; encoded by the coding sequence ATGAATCAAAGGGAAGAAGATTTTACTACGCTGATTCAAGAAATAAGAGGCGAAACTACACAGGAAGCCAAAATATCCAAGCTGGCCTCATCAAATACTTCAGTAACATCTTGGTCTAGGTTAAAAGATCCACGAATCGTGCGAGTGTCCCGAGTATTTGGTGGGAAAGATAGACACAGCAAAGTCTGCACAGCCAAAGGCTTAAGGGACAGGCGTGTAAGGCTATCGGTTCCAACTGCCATACAGTTGTATGATCTTCAAGATAGGTTAGGGCTAAATCAGCCAAGCAAGGTGGTGGATTGGCTTCTTGATGCTTCGAAAAATGAGATTGATGAATTGCCTCCATTACAAATCCCTAATGGACTAAGCTTTAGCACACAAAGTCTTCGTCCAAATCCAAGTTTTCTCGAATTCGGAGCTTCACAATCAGACAAGTTACAAGCCCTAAAGATCTGTGGCAGTGCGAATGATCCATTAAAACACCAAAGATCAAGTCCTTTTTGGGGGAAATCAATGGACGTTTCGAGTGAAACAAGCGGGAGAGATGATAGTTGGTCAAgaaatgaagatgaaaatccATATGTTTCTGCAAGCATCTTTTTGGCTTCTAGGGAAAATCCCACTTCATTCTCAAGTTTTccgaataatatttcaccaaatGATCCATTTTTTAGACAGGATCCTTCAAATTTAACTCTATCTCAACCTATACAAAGCCATGGCTTGAGTATGGTTCGAGCAAATGAAGATTTGCATAATTTCAGCCATTTGCCAATGTCATCCACACTGTCTATTGCATCAGGATCTCAGGTTCATTTTTACCAACCTGGAACGGATACACAATCCCATTACTCTTCACAAATCGCTGTAATGAATACAGAATTGGACCCTAAACAACTGAATTATCAGACCTTACAATTGTCTACTTCTTCCCTTTCTTCACCTGTTAACTCAGGTTCTACTCATTCTGTGAGGCCATTCCATTTCAGCATGACACCCAATCTCCTCTTTTCACAGAACAATGAGGCAAATGAGCAAAATAATCAGAGTGATCAGTTTCATAATTCGAGGTAG
- the LOC140964238 gene encoding uncharacterized protein isoform X1: MEIHNPAGDTAVSDKRRKRRRGKRKAASQIVDQMDVNLEASKIRGDREITKNSLAEGNVGAKRKWKRKTVKSKAGNKDKVKSRDQLNSISYLQLSDKSLRHEIDDKLAKNESVQHTDQDMIDIETGNLTQGNMNLRMGQSHSMSKLKPSDSNLRQENCDKLAENVDVQHTDQNKVDTESIVNLTEGNVSIKRKRKRRRIKRKTGDKDKLQSLGQSKNSASSLQSDNNLREEIDNKLTENEDVRSTDQKKMDIESTYNLAEGNMSMKTKRRKEKANSKDKNKDKVQSMDPDPANGISNLQLSENNTERAIDGKLIGKDRTAQEFNFPAKIEYKSLRSDHLVDMVEVSTISASSEVHKERSVPFAGPMKLEGKVFPCESQQKPAHNQIPMEDVKFQNVLNEVNNGLFVVEGTTSLGSLGVKEAESLSKDLVEYPSRPPTTTDRRKLLVLDVNGLLAYIVMPPPKGSKADINILRRAVFKRPFCDDFLKFCFQNFDIGIWSSRAKEVIDRIVDYLLGNLQPKLLFCWNMSQSTQSGFKTLENIYKPLVCKELRKIWENDGCKFSWKKGRYDESNTLLIDDSPYKALLNPLHTAIFPHPYHYEDKDDNSLGPGGDLRVYLEGLLKSENVQEYVEHHPFGQSAINETNVSWQFYSGVLQKFSDDTQATNNPTPVVTSSQSVTSPPLDKVLDPERTAIAHSTATPINTIDPEVHPVHSSLVVSASQ; encoded by the exons ATGGAAATACACAATCCTGCTGGAGATACTGCTGTTAGCGATAAAAGAAGGAAAAGACGAAGAGGAAAGAGGAAGGCTGCTTCTCAAATTGTGGATCAGATGGATGTTAATCTGGAAGCGTCAAAAATAAGAGGAGATCGTGAAATAACCAAAAATAGTCTTGCTGAAGGTAATGTGGGTGCCAAAAGAAAATGGAAGAGGAAAACAGTCAAGAGTAAGGCTGGAAATAAGGATAAAGTCAAAAGCAGGGACCAGTTGAATTCTATCTCATATCTCCAATTATCGGATAAAAGCCTTAGACATGAGATTGATGATAAGCTCGCCAAGAATGAGAGTGTCCAACACACCGACCAGGATATGATCGATATAGAAACAGGTAATCTTACTCAAGGCAATATGAACCTAAGGATGGGTCAGTCACATTCCATGTCTAAATTAAAACCATCAGATTCAAACTTGAGACAAGAGAATTGTGATAAGCTCGCTGAGAATGTGGATGTCCAACATACTGACCAGAATAAAGTGGATACGGAGTCGATAGTTAATCTCACCGAAGGTAATGTGAGtatcaaaagaaaaaggaagagGAGAAGGATCAAGAGGAAGACAGGAGATAAAGACAAACTCCAAAGCCTGGGCCAGTCAAAAAATTCTGCATCAAGTTTACAATCAGATAACAACCTCAGAGAGGAGATTGATAATAAGCTCACTGAGAATGAGGATGTCCGAAGCACTGACCAGAAGAAGATGGATATAGAATCAACTTATAATCTTGCAGAAGGTAACATGAGTATGAAAACAAAAAGGAGAAAGGAAAAGGCTAATAGTAAAGacaaaaataaggataaagtcCAAAGCATGGACCCGGACCCAGCCAATGGCATCTCAAATTTACAGTTATCAGAGAATAACACTGAACGAGCAATTGATGGTAAGCTTATTGGAAAAGATCGCACTGCTCAAGAATTCAATTTTCCTGCAAAAATAGAGTATAAATCTCTCCGCAGTGATCACCTAGTTGACATGGTTGAGGTTTCAACTATAAGTGCTTCTTCTGAAGTACACAAAGAGAGATCTGTACCTTTTGCAGGGCCCATGAAATTGGAAGGGAAGGTGTTTCCTTGTGAAAGCCAGCAAAAACCTGCCCATAATCAGATTCCCATGGAGGATGTGAAGTTTCAGAATGTGTTAAATGAAGTGAACAATGGATTATTTGTCGTTGAGGGAACCACAAGTCTTGGATCATTGGGTGTGAAGGAAGCAGAATCCTTATCAAAGGATTTAGTCGAATATCCAAGTAGACCACCCACCACCACTGATAGGAGAAAACTTCTAGTCCTTGATGTAAATGGTCTACTTGCATACATAGTAATGCCACCTCCAAAAGGTTCTAAAGccgatataaatatattaagacGAGCAG TTTTCAAGAGACCTTTCTGCGAtgattttctgaaattttgcTTTCAGAACTTTGATATAGGCATATGGTCATCAAGAGCCAA GGAAGTTATTGATAGaattgttgattatttactgGGAAATCTGCAACCGAAGTTGCTTTTTTGTTGG AACATGTCACAAAGTACTCAATCAGGGTTCAAAACTCTTGAAAACATTTATAAGCCCTTGGTCTGCAAGGAGTTGAGGAAAATTTGGGAAAATGATGGTTGTAAATTTTCTTGGAAGAAAGGACGATACGATGAATCCAACACTCTGCTGATAGATGATTCTCCTTACAAAGCTTTGCTCAATCCA TTACACACTGCAATATTTCCGCATCCATACCATTACGAGGATAAAGATGACAATTCGTTGG GCCCCGGAGGTGATCTTCGAGTTTACTTGGAAGGGTTACTAAAATCCGAAAATGTTCAGGAATATGTCGAGCACCACCCTTTTGGTCAAAGTGCTATAAATGAAACGAATGTCTCGTGGCAATTCTACTCGGGTGTTCTTCAAAAGTTTTCCGACGACACCCAAGCTACAAATAATCCCACTCCGGTGGTGACTTCGAGTCAAAGCGTTACTTCTCCACCACTGGACAAAGTTTTGGATCCCGAACGCACCGCCATTGCTCACTCAACAGCTACTCCAATAAACACAATAGATCCTGAAGTACACCCTGTTCATTCTTCCCTGGTAGTGAGTGCCTCACAATAA
- the LOC140964238 gene encoding uncharacterized protein isoform X2: MEIHNPAGDTAVSDKRRKRRRGKRKAASQIVDQMDVNLEASKIRGDREITKNSLAEGNVGAKRKWKRKTVKSKAGNKDKVKSRDQLNSISYLQLSDKSLRHEIDDKLAKNESVQHTDQDMIDIETGNLTQGNMNLRMGQSHSMSKLKPSDSNLRQENCDKLAENVDVQHTDQNKVDTESIVNLTEGNVSIKRKRKRRRIKRKTGDKDKLQSLGQSKNSASSLQSDNNLREEIDNKLTENEDVRSTDQKKMDIESTYNLAEGNMSMKTKRRKEKANSKDKNKDKVQSMDPDPANGISNLQLSENNTERAIDGPMKLEGKVFPCESQQKPAHNQIPMEDVKFQNVLNEVNNGLFVVEGTTSLGSLGVKEAESLSKDLVEYPSRPPTTTDRRKLLVLDVNGLLAYIVMPPPKGSKADINILRRAVFKRPFCDDFLKFCFQNFDIGIWSSRAKEVIDRIVDYLLGNLQPKLLFCWNMSQSTQSGFKTLENIYKPLVCKELRKIWENDGCKFSWKKGRYDESNTLLIDDSPYKALLNPLHTAIFPHPYHYEDKDDNSLGPGGDLRVYLEGLLKSENVQEYVEHHPFGQSAINETNVSWQFYSGVLQKFSDDTQATNNPTPVVTSSQSVTSPPLDKVLDPERTAIAHSTATPINTIDPEVHPVHSSLVVSASQ; encoded by the exons ATGGAAATACACAATCCTGCTGGAGATACTGCTGTTAGCGATAAAAGAAGGAAAAGACGAAGAGGAAAGAGGAAGGCTGCTTCTCAAATTGTGGATCAGATGGATGTTAATCTGGAAGCGTCAAAAATAAGAGGAGATCGTGAAATAACCAAAAATAGTCTTGCTGAAGGTAATGTGGGTGCCAAAAGAAAATGGAAGAGGAAAACAGTCAAGAGTAAGGCTGGAAATAAGGATAAAGTCAAAAGCAGGGACCAGTTGAATTCTATCTCATATCTCCAATTATCGGATAAAAGCCTTAGACATGAGATTGATGATAAGCTCGCCAAGAATGAGAGTGTCCAACACACCGACCAGGATATGATCGATATAGAAACAGGTAATCTTACTCAAGGCAATATGAACCTAAGGATGGGTCAGTCACATTCCATGTCTAAATTAAAACCATCAGATTCAAACTTGAGACAAGAGAATTGTGATAAGCTCGCTGAGAATGTGGATGTCCAACATACTGACCAGAATAAAGTGGATACGGAGTCGATAGTTAATCTCACCGAAGGTAATGTGAGtatcaaaagaaaaaggaagagGAGAAGGATCAAGAGGAAGACAGGAGATAAAGACAAACTCCAAAGCCTGGGCCAGTCAAAAAATTCTGCATCAAGTTTACAATCAGATAACAACCTCAGAGAGGAGATTGATAATAAGCTCACTGAGAATGAGGATGTCCGAAGCACTGACCAGAAGAAGATGGATATAGAATCAACTTATAATCTTGCAGAAGGTAACATGAGTATGAAAACAAAAAGGAGAAAGGAAAAGGCTAATAGTAAAGacaaaaataaggataaagtcCAAAGCATGGACCCGGACCCAGCCAATGGCATCTCAAATTTACAGTTATCAGAGAATAACACTGAACGAGCAATTGATG GGCCCATGAAATTGGAAGGGAAGGTGTTTCCTTGTGAAAGCCAGCAAAAACCTGCCCATAATCAGATTCCCATGGAGGATGTGAAGTTTCAGAATGTGTTAAATGAAGTGAACAATGGATTATTTGTCGTTGAGGGAACCACAAGTCTTGGATCATTGGGTGTGAAGGAAGCAGAATCCTTATCAAAGGATTTAGTCGAATATCCAAGTAGACCACCCACCACCACTGATAGGAGAAAACTTCTAGTCCTTGATGTAAATGGTCTACTTGCATACATAGTAATGCCACCTCCAAAAGGTTCTAAAGccgatataaatatattaagacGAGCAG TTTTCAAGAGACCTTTCTGCGAtgattttctgaaattttgcTTTCAGAACTTTGATATAGGCATATGGTCATCAAGAGCCAA GGAAGTTATTGATAGaattgttgattatttactgGGAAATCTGCAACCGAAGTTGCTTTTTTGTTGG AACATGTCACAAAGTACTCAATCAGGGTTCAAAACTCTTGAAAACATTTATAAGCCCTTGGTCTGCAAGGAGTTGAGGAAAATTTGGGAAAATGATGGTTGTAAATTTTCTTGGAAGAAAGGACGATACGATGAATCCAACACTCTGCTGATAGATGATTCTCCTTACAAAGCTTTGCTCAATCCA TTACACACTGCAATATTTCCGCATCCATACCATTACGAGGATAAAGATGACAATTCGTTGG GCCCCGGAGGTGATCTTCGAGTTTACTTGGAAGGGTTACTAAAATCCGAAAATGTTCAGGAATATGTCGAGCACCACCCTTTTGGTCAAAGTGCTATAAATGAAACGAATGTCTCGTGGCAATTCTACTCGGGTGTTCTTCAAAAGTTTTCCGACGACACCCAAGCTACAAATAATCCCACTCCGGTGGTGACTTCGAGTCAAAGCGTTACTTCTCCACCACTGGACAAAGTTTTGGATCCCGAACGCACCGCCATTGCTCACTCAACAGCTACTCCAATAAACACAATAGATCCTGAAGTACACCCTGTTCATTCTTCCCTGGTAGTGAGTGCCTCACAATAA
- the LOC140964237 gene encoding protein LONGIFOLIA 2-like — MDSSQTSYLSSSCSSTLSSLDSHGTAGPKSLPQRQTSIHEGTLDLRDVVKGSMYREARCLPVKIQTNDKSRGHAMKHIDSPRPMQQYKSGKPETTASEGSTRFLAMFQESTKNSKDARLALPRFSYDGRESRETFQSTMKSKELPRLSLDSKASSMKCKLHESRSNLLSRDYLQMEGESYSQDLPLKQEPGSQNRSSGVVAKLMGLDDFPDTISSKKSRITKVELCPKETFLSKLSTKTEKSKQNPVFYSPLASQNNPTSPSPWLHSASSIRKPTEYSRFPMEPAPWRQQNPTQGSLKKAQRSRKAPTITQHLSSSVYGEIERKVTELEFKKSGKDLRALKQILEAMEKTRERLENQIGESAEVTSQRRCNLEESLSDQNSSLSKWQNSNYHKVPSTRGPGTPKPSVSYIVIKKPTKVSDEKKLSSSNQLIEMGTHWQRIQTLNLKHERENSAHRQKAKDFMPRIHNLKNTSKHLPSIDNRTTRRTLELAGTLKAPQLMKAENCSGGNIVALNSRSRQNLPKREGNFNATVATSSDSVRVESHSKNKIVEKGPQNKNRSKKSKYLELSDEQSSDFSSETRFSSYQGDSASVKSESNNSIASHIETEVTRLAHSINPSASQHQNSVSTCIDNIPAAELAVTMQEQPSPVSVLDSTFYGEDLPSPIKKISMAFRDQSPSPDEANWHLENLNHFIDCPRSDHSHIVHEIRMLKSESEEFAQNQNEKGYGCPNPNQRYISKILHASGLLKGANFIPMTGQFLSSRHVINPDMFSVLEQMEETMPITNKEFTEKNSQMLLNQKIERKIVFDMVNEILVQKVAPDKTFTVGRKRISPPVLVKEISQEMERLCRMPDNNFDEKDDGLKRILTRDMMNQSEDWAEYSGGIPALVLDIERQIFKDLVNEVVSVDHAVVHDRAKKHRKQLFTM; from the exons ATGGATTCATCCCAAACCTCTTATTTGTCTTCCTCGTGTTCATCTACATTGTCATCGCTTGATTCTCATGGCACAGCAGGTCCTAAATCACTCCCACAAAGACAAACCTCCATTCATGAAGGCACGCTTGATCTTCGTGACGTAGTGAAAGGATCGATGTACAGAGAAGCCCGTTGCCTGCCTGTCAAAATCCAAACAAATGATAAAAGTAGAGGCCATGCCATGAAGCACATCGACTCTCCCAGGCCCATGCAGCAGTACAAATCCGGAAAGCCAGAAACCACGGCTTCTGAGGGATCGACACGGTTTCTTGCTATGTTCCAAGAAAGTACAAAGAACTCTAAGGATGCACGGCTGGCACTTCCTCGTTTCTCTTATGATGGGAGAGAATCTAGAGAGACATTTCAGTCGACTATGAAGAGCAAAGAACTCCCTAGATTATCGTTAGACAGTAAAGCAAGTTCTATGAAGTGTAAGCTCCACGAGTCAAGGTCGAATTTACTTAGCAGGGACTACCTGCAAATGGAAGGTGAGAGCTACAGCCAAGATCTCCCTTTGAAACAAGAACCAGGAAGTCAAAACCGATCATCTGGTGTTGTGGCAAAACTAATGGGCTTGGATGATTTCCCAGATACCATTTCATCTAAGAAAAGTAGGATTACAAAGGTTGAGTTATGCCCCAAAGAaacttttctttcaaaattatcCACAAAAACAGAGAAAAGCAAGCAAAATCCAGTTTTTTATTCCCCACTTGCTTCACAGAACAATCCTACATCTCCATCACCATGGTTACACAGTGCCAGTTCTATCAGGAAACCGACTGAATATTCAAGGTTTCCAATGGAACCAGCTCCTTGGAGACAACAAAATCCCACTCAAGGTTCTCTAAAAAAGGCCCAACGAAGCAGGAAAGCACCAACAATTACTCAGCATCTATCTTCTTCAGTTTATGGTGAAATTGAGAGGAAGGTGACAGAGCTTGAGTTTAAGAAGTCAGGAAAGGATCTCAGAGCCCTTAAACAAATTCTTGAAGCAATGGAGAAAACAAGAGAGAGGTTAGAGAACCAGATAGGTGAGTCTGCTGAGGTTACATCACAAAGGAGATGCAATTTGGAAGAAAGTTTATCGGATCAGAATTCTAGTTTGTCAAAGTGGCAGAATTCAAACTACCACAAAGTCCCTAGCACCAGGGGTCCTGGAACTCCTAAGCCTTCAGTTTCTTATATTGTAATCAAGAAACCAACGAAAGTGAGTGATGAAAAAAAACTTTCAAGCTCCAATCAGCTTATTGAGATGGGAACACATTGGCAAAGAATCCAAACTCTGAACCTGAAACACGAGAGGGAGAATTCAGCTCATAGGCAAAAGGCGAAAGATTTTATGCCAAGGATTCATAATCTCAAAAACACCAGCAAACATCTTCCTTCAATTGATAATAGGACCACTCGGAGAACTTTAGAGTTGGCAGGAACCTTAAAAGCACCTCAACTCATGAAGGCAGAGAATTGCTCTGGAGGAAATATAGTTGCGCTAAATTCAAGATCACGACAAAATCTACCAAAGAGAGAAGGAAATTTCAATGCCACTGTCGCCACTTCATCAGACTCCGTCAGGGTCGAGAGTCATTCCAAGAATAAAATTGTAGAAAAAGGTCCGCAGAACAAAAACCGCTCAAAGAAATCAAAGTATTTGGAGCTAAGTGATGAACAATCGAGCGACTTCAGTAGTGAAACAAGATTTTCAAGTTACCAAGGTGACTCGGCCTCTGTAAAATCAGAAAGCAACAATAGTATAGCTTCACATATAGAAACAGAGGTCACAAGATTGGCCCATTCAATTAATCCAAGTGCCAGTCAACACCAG AATTCTGTGTCAACATGCATAGATAATATACCAGCAGCTGAACTAGCAGTAACCATGCAAGAACAACCAAGTCCAGTCTCAGTTCTTGATTCTACATTTTATGGTGAAGACTTGCCATCTCCAATAAAGAAGATATCAATGGCTTTTCGAG ATCAGAGTCCAAGTCCTGATGAAGCCAACTGGCATCTTGAGAATCTAAATCATTTCATAGATTGCCCGAGATCCGATCACAGTCACATAGTTCATGAGATTAGAATGTTGAAAAGTGAATCTGAAGAGTTTGCTCAGAACCAAAATGAAAAAGGATATGGGTGCCCAAATCCTAATCAAAGATATATTAGCAAGATACTGCATGCATCAGGACTCCTGAAAGGCGcgaacttcatcccaatgactGGTCAGTTCCTTTCCTCACGCCACGTGATTAATCCAGACATGTTCAGTGTTCTCGAACAGATGGAGGAAACAATGCCAATCACGAACAAAGAATTCACTGAAAAGAACAGTCAGATGCTGCTAAATCAGAAAATCGAAAGAAAAATTGTTTTTGATATGGTAAACGAAATACTTGTTCAAAAAGTCGCTCCAGACAAAACATTTACTGTAGGGAGAAAAAGGATTAGCCCGCCAGTGCTTGTGAAAGAAATAAGTCAAGAGATGGAGCGGTTGTGCAGAATGCCTGACAATAACTTTGACGAAAAGGATGACGGATTAAAAAGAATCTTAACCAGAGACATGATGAACCAATCTGAAGATTGGGCAGAATACAGTGGAGGGATTCCAGCCTTAGTGTTGGATATAGAACGTCAAATCTTTAAAGATCTGGTTAACGAGGTGGTCTCAGTTGATCATGCGGTTGTTCATGATCGAGCGAAGAAACATCGCAAACAACTATTTACCATGTAG